Proteins encoded by one window of Micromonospora coxensis:
- a CDS encoding MEDS domain-containing protein, producing the protein MTTASAVADQVRLGDHVCWVHDDEGDGLRAAGRFVAGGLRLGHKVLWFTDALPPSVARAHLDGQGPTTEAALACGQLRIVPAAEAYLSGGRFVPEAMLDALAAEIERARRAGHPGLRVVGDMGWALRHGASVTDLCRYEAEANRLFIDGHAAGMCLYDRRLYPTEYLRPASTAHPATVAPGAGHAWAPLLRAYRTRDPHGLRLVGEVDRSNRGAFAAMLDHVTGRGTNERATVLDVSELSFADVGAASALVRARRNAPSPVRLVGCQPALTRLLDLVDAAGPAEGTA; encoded by the coding sequence GTGACGACAGCAAGCGCGGTGGCCGACCAGGTCCGCCTCGGTGACCACGTCTGTTGGGTCCACGACGACGAGGGCGATGGTCTGCGGGCCGCCGGACGGTTCGTCGCCGGCGGGCTCCGGCTCGGCCACAAGGTGCTCTGGTTCACCGACGCCCTGCCACCGTCCGTCGCCCGGGCCCACCTCGACGGGCAGGGCCCGACCACCGAGGCCGCGCTGGCCTGCGGTCAGCTGCGGATCGTGCCCGCCGCCGAGGCGTACCTGTCCGGCGGACGGTTCGTGCCCGAGGCGATGCTCGACGCCCTCGCCGCCGAGATCGAGCGGGCCCGGCGGGCCGGTCATCCGGGGCTGCGCGTGGTCGGCGACATGGGGTGGGCGCTGCGCCACGGCGCGTCCGTGACGGACCTGTGCCGCTACGAGGCCGAGGCGAACCGGCTCTTCATCGACGGCCACGCCGCCGGCATGTGCCTCTACGACCGCCGCCTCTACCCCACCGAGTACCTCCGTCCGGCCTCCACCGCGCACCCGGCCACCGTCGCGCCCGGCGCCGGGCACGCGTGGGCGCCGCTGCTGCGTGCGTACCGCACCCGGGATCCGCACGGGCTGCGGCTGGTCGGCGAGGTCGACCGGAGCAACCGGGGCGCGTTCGCCGCCATGCTGGACCACGTGACCGGGCGGGGCACCAACGAGCGGGCCACCGTGCTGGACGTCTCCGAGTTGAGCTTCGCCGACGTGGGCGCCGCGAGCGCCCTGGTCCGGGCGCGCCGCAACGCGCCCTCGCCCGTCCGTCTCGTCGGCTGCCAGCCGGCGTTGACCCGCCTGCTCGACCTGGTCGACGCCGCCGGCCCGGCGGAGGGCACGGCATGA
- a CDS encoding DUF3626 domain-containing protein → MSTRPVALTPAQSAALRHVRETALRDRPVALAAIARRLAGSGADHRPEELVAAVTGYGRLTVNFHPDRLLADGRTVAEALADEGVYRSQFVTGISNGGLTAYPGGDRDRWEERLFGGAYQRPGVRARERPTYGGLNLLDHPDGACPRFGSCHLRLRPEVLARSTFCFGDSHLGPKHLGTVDVCEPILAALLEATAGTGISLGVAGMDTGRLAATLLARREQQAWRPGAAGRALDDYVEAQIHGGIELARDVEALVVDPSFRDTDTGAVLAGIADRYGVALLFHTGFALPVQAVDPQFRGPDVPPLAARVHAEFARPGELIDAAVIGRAAASVVREPERWVDRGPTADTVQHLKMLWHVLVRFGAARP, encoded by the coding sequence ATGTCGACCCGCCCCGTCGCCCTGACCCCGGCGCAGTCCGCCGCGTTGCGTCACGTGCGGGAGACCGCCCTGCGGGACCGTCCGGTGGCACTGGCGGCCATCGCCCGCCGACTGGCCGGATCCGGTGCCGACCACCGGCCCGAGGAACTCGTCGCGGCGGTCACCGGGTACGGGCGGTTGACCGTCAACTTCCACCCGGACCGGCTGCTCGCCGACGGTCGCACCGTGGCCGAGGCGTTGGCCGACGAGGGGGTCTACCGCAGCCAGTTCGTCACCGGCATCTCCAACGGCGGGCTGACCGCGTACCCGGGTGGGGATCGGGACCGGTGGGAGGAGCGGCTGTTCGGCGGGGCGTACCAGCGGCCGGGCGTACGCGCGCGGGAGCGGCCCACGTACGGCGGGTTGAACCTGCTCGACCACCCCGACGGCGCCTGCCCCCGGTTCGGCTCCTGCCACCTGCGGCTACGCCCGGAGGTGCTGGCCCGCAGCACGTTCTGCTTCGGCGACAGCCACCTCGGCCCGAAACACCTGGGCACCGTCGACGTGTGCGAGCCGATCCTGGCCGCCCTGCTGGAGGCGACCGCCGGGACGGGGATCAGCCTCGGCGTCGCCGGGATGGACACCGGCCGGCTGGCGGCCACCCTGCTCGCCCGGCGGGAGCAGCAGGCGTGGCGGCCGGGCGCCGCCGGCCGGGCGCTGGACGACTACGTCGAGGCGCAGATCCACGGCGGCATCGAGCTGGCCCGGGACGTGGAGGCCCTGGTCGTCGACCCGTCGTTCCGGGACACCGACACCGGCGCGGTGCTGGCCGGCATCGCGGACCGGTACGGCGTCGCGCTGCTCTTCCACACCGGGTTCGCCCTGCCGGTGCAGGCCGTCGACCCGCAGTTCCGGGGCCCGGACGTCCCGCCCCTCGCCGCCCGGGTGCACGCCGAGTTCGCCCGCCCCGGGGAGCTGATCGACGCCGCCGTGATCGGCCGCGCCGCCGCCTCGGTGGTCCGCGAGCCCGAACGCTGGGTCGACCGGGGACCGACCGCGGACACTGTGCAGCACCTCAAGATGCTCTGGCACGTCCTCGTCCGGTTCGGCGCCGCCCGCCCCTGA
- a CDS encoding GntR family transcriptional regulator — protein sequence MTHPRVSQQRATVPSAAERAYRHLKRGILEQVYPGGLLVSEGEIAEAAQVSRTPVREALLRLEAEGLVALYPKRGALIRPVSAREITDVIEARRLVELHAAERVWPRRHTLRPVLAGWLDRMRAAHAAGDLRALMEADRAFHAGVVEAAGNEILAELYHRLRDRQLRMGEASFRLSPGWAEVALTEHAGQLAALDGDDPQRWLDTVGAHIDNAATVLRTLR from the coding sequence ATGACGCATCCCCGGGTTTCGCAGCAGCGCGCCACCGTCCCCTCGGCCGCGGAGCGCGCCTACCGCCACCTCAAACGCGGCATCCTGGAGCAGGTCTACCCGGGCGGGCTGCTGGTCAGCGAGGGCGAGATCGCCGAGGCCGCGCAGGTGTCGCGCACCCCGGTGCGCGAGGCGCTGCTCCGCCTGGAGGCCGAGGGCCTGGTCGCGCTCTACCCCAAGCGCGGAGCGCTCATCCGACCGGTCAGCGCCCGGGAGATCACCGACGTGATCGAGGCCCGCCGCCTGGTCGAGCTGCACGCCGCCGAACGGGTCTGGCCGCGGCGGCACACCCTGCGACCGGTGCTGGCCGGCTGGCTGGACCGGATGCGCGCGGCGCACGCCGCCGGTGACCTGCGCGCGCTGATGGAGGCCGACCGGGCCTTCCACGCCGGCGTCGTCGAGGCGGCCGGCAACGAGATCCTCGCCGAGCTGTACCACCGGCTGCGCGACCGGCAACTGCGGATGGGCGAGGCCAGCTTCCGGCTCTCGCCCGGCTGGGCCGAGGTGGCCCTCACCGAGCACGCCGGCCAGCTCGCCGCCCTCGACGGCGACGACCCGCAGCGCTGGCTCGACACGGTGGGCGCGCACATCGACAACGCCGCCACCGTGCTGCGGACGCTGCGGTGA
- a CDS encoding S-(hydroxymethyl)mycothiol dehydrogenase, with product MSQEVRGVISRRKGAPVEVTTIVVPDPGPGEAVVKVQSCGVCHTDLHYREGGITDDYPFLLGHEAAGIVETVGAGVTEVAPGDFVVLNWRAVCGQCRACRRGRPWYCFDTHNAAQRMTLTDGTELSPALGIGAFAEKTLVHAGQCTKVDPSARPAAVGLLGCGVMAGLGAAMNTGQVTRGDSVAVIGCGGVGDAAVAGAALAGATTIVAVDTDARKLDWARRFGATHTVNASAEDPVEAIRAATGGFGADVVIDAVGRPETWKQAFYARDLAGTVVLVGVPTPEMTVDLPLLDVFGRGGALKSSWYGDCLPSRDFPLLTELYRQGRLDLDAFVTEEIALEQVEEAFTRMHHGDVLRSVVVFP from the coding sequence GTGAGCCAGGAGGTCCGGGGAGTCATTTCACGGCGCAAGGGCGCGCCGGTCGAGGTCACCACCATCGTGGTGCCCGACCCGGGGCCCGGCGAGGCGGTGGTGAAGGTGCAGTCCTGCGGGGTCTGCCACACCGACCTGCACTACCGCGAGGGCGGCATCACCGACGACTACCCGTTCCTGCTCGGCCACGAGGCCGCCGGCATCGTCGAGACCGTCGGCGCGGGCGTCACCGAGGTCGCGCCCGGCGACTTCGTGGTGCTCAACTGGCGGGCCGTCTGCGGCCAGTGCCGGGCCTGCCGGCGCGGTCGCCCCTGGTACTGCTTCGACACCCACAACGCGGCCCAGCGGATGACCCTCACCGACGGCACCGAACTGAGCCCGGCCCTGGGCATCGGGGCGTTCGCCGAGAAGACCCTCGTCCACGCCGGGCAGTGCACCAAGGTCGACCCGTCCGCCCGGCCCGCCGCCGTGGGCCTGCTCGGCTGCGGCGTGATGGCCGGCCTCGGCGCGGCGATGAACACCGGGCAGGTCACCCGGGGCGACTCCGTCGCCGTGATCGGCTGTGGCGGGGTCGGCGACGCCGCGGTGGCCGGCGCGGCCCTGGCCGGCGCGACGACGATCGTCGCGGTCGACACCGACGCCCGCAAGCTCGACTGGGCCCGCAGGTTCGGCGCCACTCACACCGTGAACGCCTCCGCCGAGGACCCGGTCGAGGCGATCCGGGCCGCCACCGGCGGCTTCGGCGCCGACGTGGTCATCGACGCGGTGGGCCGTCCGGAGACCTGGAAGCAGGCCTTCTACGCCCGTGACCTGGCCGGCACCGTGGTGCTGGTCGGCGTGCCTACCCCGGAGATGACCGTCGACCTGCCGCTGCTGGACGTCTTCGGCCGGGGCGGGGCGCTCAAGTCCAGCTGGTACGGCGACTGCCTGCCCAGCCGCGACTTCCCGCTGCTCACCGAGCTGTACCGGCAGGGCCGGCTCGACCTGGACGCCTTCGTCACCGAGGAGATCGCGCTGGAGCAGGTCGAGGAGGCGTTCACCCGGATGCACCACGGCGACGTGCTGCGCTCGGTGGTGGTCTTCCCGTGA
- the tsaA gene encoding tRNA (N6-threonylcarbamoyladenosine(37)-N6)-methyltransferase TrmO, translated as MSGAYELRPIGRVESPLTDPADAPRQGDEGAPPSWLVFSPTVAAGLGDLRPGAEVLVLTWLDRARRDVLTVHPRGDRSRPEAGVFSTRSPHRPNPIGLHRVRVLAVDGLRLRVADLEAVDGTPVLDVKPVLGPPDER; from the coding sequence GTGAGCGGGGCGTACGAGCTGCGGCCGATCGGCCGGGTCGAGTCGCCGCTGACCGATCCGGCGGACGCGCCCCGGCAGGGCGACGAGGGCGCACCGCCGTCCTGGCTGGTCTTCTCCCCGACCGTCGCGGCCGGGCTGGGCGACCTGCGTCCCGGTGCCGAGGTGCTGGTGTTGACGTGGTTGGACCGGGCCCGCCGGGACGTCCTCACGGTGCATCCGCGCGGGGACCGCAGCCGGCCGGAGGCCGGGGTGTTCAGCACCCGCTCCCCGCACCGGCCCAACCCGATCGGGCTGCACCGGGTGCGGGTGCTGGCGGTGGACGGCCTGCGGCTGCGGGTCGCCGACCTGGAGGCGGTGGACGGCACGCCGGTGCTGGACGTCAAGCCGGTGCTCGGCCCGCCCGACGAGCGCTGA
- a CDS encoding sensor histidine kinase yields MTIVGTTGPRPGGLVHEGLFYRDRTELLAATVPFVRDALGRDEPVLVAAPADRLALIRAAVGADDGRVRYTDMTEAGRNPGRIIPWVLQAFLDRHADRRVRVIGEPVWPGRTEAEQPACAQHEALINSAFADRDVHILCPYDAAGLAAGVLADACRTHPVLVDAEGRRLSPAFAPAQVVAGHNKPLPVPDEPVSVLRYGLGSLPEVRRFVTGHAVDAALDPDRVADLQIAVTELATNSIAHAGGGGVLQVWRTGEHLVCEVQDDGWLDDPLAGRLAPRHDGIGGRGLVIVHALCDLVLVHSTAVGTTVRVHMRRDGGAGR; encoded by the coding sequence ATGACGATCGTCGGCACGACGGGACCGCGCCCGGGCGGCCTGGTGCACGAGGGACTGTTCTACCGGGACCGGACGGAGCTGCTGGCCGCCACGGTGCCGTTCGTCCGCGACGCGCTGGGCCGGGACGAGCCGGTGCTGGTGGCCGCGCCGGCCGACCGGCTCGCGCTGATCCGGGCCGCGGTGGGCGCCGACGACGGCCGGGTCCGCTACACCGACATGACCGAGGCCGGACGCAATCCGGGGCGGATCATCCCGTGGGTGCTGCAGGCGTTCCTCGACCGGCACGCCGACCGCCGGGTCCGCGTCATCGGCGAGCCGGTGTGGCCGGGGCGCACCGAGGCGGAGCAGCCGGCCTGCGCCCAGCACGAGGCGCTGATCAACTCGGCGTTCGCGGACCGGGACGTGCACATCCTCTGCCCGTACGACGCCGCCGGTCTCGCCGCCGGGGTGCTCGCGGACGCCTGCCGCACCCACCCGGTGCTGGTGGACGCCGAGGGACGCCGGCTCAGCCCCGCCTTCGCCCCGGCGCAGGTGGTGGCCGGCCACAACAAGCCGTTGCCGGTGCCCGACGAGCCGGTGTCCGTGCTGCGGTACGGCCTCGGCTCGCTGCCGGAGGTGCGCCGGTTCGTCACCGGGCACGCCGTCGACGCCGCGCTGGACCCGGACCGGGTCGCCGACCTGCAGATCGCGGTGACGGAACTGGCCACCAACAGCATCGCGCACGCCGGTGGCGGCGGGGTGCTGCAGGTGTGGCGCACCGGTGAACACCTGGTGTGCGAGGTCCAGGACGACGGTTGGCTGGACGATCCGCTGGCCGGGCGGCTCGCGCCCCGGCACGACGGCATCGGCGGGCGCGGCCTGGTGATCGTGCACGCGCTCTGCGACCTGGTGCTGGTGCACAGCACGGCGGTCGGCACCACGGTCCGGGTGCACATGCGCCGCGACGGCGGGGCCGGCCGGTGA
- a CDS encoding MFS transporter: MTDDPTGSRRRAGTVWAVALSAYVAAVFHRSSLGVTGVDAAHRFDINASALATFSVAQLAVYAVMQVPVGVLLDRYGSRRLLLAGGALMVAGQLCFAVATDVRLAVAARVLVGLGDAMTFISVLRIVAFWFPGRRNPLMVQLTGTLGQLGAILGAVPLVALLHHAGWTPAFLTAAAVGVTVLLMVAAAVRDTPHREHATAVAPDLATVRRRLAESWEHPGTRLGLWTHFVTQFSGAVFALLWGYPFLVQGQGLSPTAAASLLTLMTVATLLCGPVVAQLCARHPFHRSVLVFAITAATAAVWAAVLAWPGRAPHWLLVTLVLVLAVNGPGSVIGFDYARTANPVHRIGSATGIVNVGGFVASILLILAVGLVLDLATPAGATPDLAAYRWAFAVQYLLWVLGAVQVLRHRNAARRRHATELAAARSAQPVGDRG, encoded by the coding sequence GTGACCGACGACCCGACCGGGTCGCGCCGCCGCGCCGGCACCGTCTGGGCGGTGGCGCTGAGCGCGTACGTGGCCGCGGTGTTCCACCGCAGCTCGCTCGGCGTGACCGGGGTCGACGCCGCGCACCGCTTCGACATCAACGCCTCCGCGCTGGCCACCTTCTCGGTGGCGCAACTCGCCGTGTACGCGGTCATGCAGGTCCCGGTCGGGGTGCTGCTCGACCGGTACGGATCCCGCCGGTTGCTGCTCGCCGGTGGCGCGTTGATGGTCGCCGGCCAGCTCTGCTTCGCCGTCGCCACCGACGTCCGGCTGGCCGTGGCCGCCCGGGTGCTGGTCGGCCTCGGTGACGCGATGACCTTCATCAGCGTGCTGCGGATCGTCGCGTTCTGGTTCCCCGGGCGGCGCAACCCGCTGATGGTGCAGCTCACCGGCACCCTGGGCCAGCTCGGCGCGATCCTCGGCGCGGTGCCGCTGGTGGCGCTGCTGCACCACGCCGGCTGGACCCCGGCCTTCCTCACCGCCGCCGCCGTGGGCGTGACCGTGCTGCTCATGGTCGCCGCCGCCGTCCGGGACACCCCGCACCGGGAGCACGCCACCGCCGTCGCCCCCGACCTGGCGACCGTACGCCGGCGGCTCGCCGAGTCGTGGGAGCACCCGGGCACCCGGCTGGGACTGTGGACCCATTTCGTCACCCAGTTCTCCGGCGCGGTCTTCGCGCTGCTCTGGGGCTACCCGTTCCTCGTCCAGGGGCAGGGTCTGTCACCGACCGCCGCGGCCTCGCTGCTGACCCTGATGACCGTCGCGACGTTGCTCTGCGGCCCGGTCGTCGCCCAGCTCTGCGCCCGGCACCCGTTCCACCGCTCGGTGCTGGTCTTCGCGATCACCGCCGCCACCGCGGCGGTCTGGGCCGCCGTGCTGGCCTGGCCCGGACGGGCGCCGCACTGGCTGCTGGTGACGCTGGTGCTGGTGCTGGCGGTCAACGGCCCCGGCTCGGTGATCGGGTTCGACTACGCGCGCACCGCCAACCCGGTGCACCGCATCGGCAGTGCCACCGGCATCGTCAACGTGGGCGGCTTCGTCGCCTCGATCCTGCTGATCCTCGCCGTCGGTCTGGTCCTCGACCTGGCCACCCCGGCCGGCGCCACCCCCGACCTGGCCGCGTACCGCTGGGCGTTCGCCGTGCAGTACCTGCTCTGGGTGCTCGGCGCGGTCCAGGTGCTGCGCCACCGCAACGCCGCCCGCCGCCGGCACGCCACCGAGCTGGCCGCCGCCCGGTCGGCGCAACCGGTGGGCGACCGCGGCTGA
- a CDS encoding MBL fold metallo-hydrolase, which produces MSVRVDHTVTSGTFSLDGQSFDVDNNVWVLGDDDECVVIDAPHDVDAIVRAVGGRRVRAILASHAHDDHVRVAPELAGATGAPVLLHPADRVLWDVVHPDRAPDGDLADGQVVEVAGTTLRVLHTPGHSPGACSFHAPDLGAVFTGDTLFAGGPGATGRSYSDFGTIVESIRTRLLTLPPQTVVHTGHGDSTTIGAEAPHLDEWIARGH; this is translated from the coding sequence GTGAGCGTCCGCGTCGACCACACGGTCACCTCCGGCACCTTCTCCCTCGACGGGCAGAGCTTCGACGTCGACAACAACGTCTGGGTGCTCGGCGACGACGACGAGTGCGTCGTCATCGACGCGCCGCACGACGTCGACGCGATCGTGCGCGCCGTCGGCGGCCGGCGGGTACGGGCGATCCTGGCCAGCCACGCCCACGACGACCACGTCCGGGTCGCGCCCGAACTGGCCGGGGCCACCGGCGCGCCCGTGCTGCTGCACCCCGCCGACCGGGTGCTCTGGGACGTGGTCCACCCCGACCGCGCGCCCGACGGCGACCTGGCCGACGGCCAGGTGGTCGAGGTCGCCGGCACCACCCTGCGGGTGCTGCACACCCCCGGGCACAGCCCCGGCGCGTGCAGCTTCCACGCGCCGGACCTCGGCGCGGTCTTCACCGGCGACACCCTCTTCGCCGGCGGCCCCGGCGCCACCGGCCGCTCGTACAGCGACTTCGGCACCATCGTGGAGTCCATCCGCACCCGGCTGCTGACCCTGCCGCCGCAGACCGTCGTGCACACCGGACACGGCGACAGCACCACCATCGGCGCGGAGGCCCCGCACCTCGACGAGTGGATCGCCCGGGGACACTGA